A window of the Verrucomicrobiia bacterium genome harbors these coding sequences:
- a CDS encoding MazG family protein, translating into MARKKQSGIDRLTEIAARLRAPDGCPWDREQDHMTLREHAIEEVYELIDAIEANDEPEMIEELGDMLFQVVFHCQLGHERGAFDFDKIAHRISDKLVNRHPHVFGDTKVSSVEDVLTKWEAIKRAEKVGTEHERPSALDGIPKHLPALQRAEKLVKKARKAKLLDAKISTKKAPSKKELAEHLFHLAAYAQQQGWSAETLLREEVKRKEKTLRKLESKQAKP; encoded by the coding sequence ATGGCCCGCAAAAAACAATCCGGCATCGACCGCCTCACTGAAATCGCCGCCCGCCTCCGCGCGCCCGATGGCTGCCCGTGGGACCGCGAGCAGGACCACATGACCTTGCGCGAGCACGCCATCGAGGAAGTTTACGAACTCATCGACGCCATCGAAGCCAACGACGAACCCGAGATGATCGAGGAACTTGGCGACATGCTCTTCCAAGTCGTCTTCCACTGCCAACTCGGCCACGAACGCGGCGCATTTGATTTCGATAAGATCGCCCACCGCATCTCTGACAAATTGGTGAACCGCCACCCCCACGTCTTTGGCGACACCAAGGTAAGTTCCGTCGAAGACGTCCTCACCAAGTGGGAAGCCATCAAGCGCGCTGAAAAAGTCGGCACCGAACACGAGCGCCCTTCTGCTCTCGACGGCATCCCGAAACATCTCCCCGCCCTCCAACGCGCCGAGAAGCTCGTGAAGAAAGCCCGTAAAGCCAAGCTCCTCGACGCCAAAATCAGCACCAAGAAAGCCCCCTCGAAGAAGGAGCTAGCTGAACACCTCTTCCATCTCGCCGCCTACGCCCAACAACAAGGCTGGTCCGCCGAAACCCTCTTGCGCGAAGAAGTGAAACGGAAAGAGAAAACCCTGCGCAAACTGGAATCGAAACAAGCCAAGCCATAG